A stretch of Camelina sativa cultivar DH55 chromosome 18, Cs, whole genome shotgun sequence DNA encodes these proteins:
- the LOC104760394 gene encoding uncharacterized protein LOC104760394 isoform X3: MATQEETPPQVFINFRGAELSQSFVTHLTIALKRDGVKVCVGAENPIFNGIEESRIALVIFSKRYTESKWCLDELVKIKERVEEGKLLAIPVFYKLNSDEFKGLEGDFGLNLLKSNSGYDELKKWKEALDFILQKPGFLFSDESNLAAIIPLTVMHVKQEICRLSMGQTENSHFWLSEKQKDAFMDITLAVMISEDLKRVEGETVGVLLDANSDVNPDEAESVAKFSQSSRDDDINLRKDDNFLGEANSDATSNRRRIVSKSSILVTDDEHPPLNQVFVNYLRAELRHGFVARLNVALKSEEVNVYEDTVDDTSNIFKRIEESWIALVVFTSKYTQSTWCLYELEKIKERMDEGKLFVIPIYYKVKESHVRDLAGSFNNMFHRDKHTIKWKEALMSVLDRPGFVLDNRSDETEFITNVVVYVKNVMTQISLEHIEKLYERQSEQQGDASMNSSRSANLRLTGVDGERDGVLWDTKSDVNPKKAEIVQAKAKSRRGDSLNPRKEDTFLAEANFDATFNLQNSLENKRVDSTIEEKKQENVRESSTMVMNDKPQPEHKVFINFRRADLRHGFVGHLVKALNMVGFTVYIDLDDTMGKDLGNLFKRIEESQIALVIFSSMYTKSSCCLKELVKIKELMDKGNLVVIPIFYKVESLEVKQLKGDFGVNFWNLWRINRNHHIIKWKEALESVASMVGIYSKENSSESKFIAVTVKKVLERISLREAENTELPTGKGGKHETYLNNQYLFGIEKRMEQLEKKLEFDCNETRIVGVVGMPGIGKTTLAVMLHEKWNCKFLRCLPFLGIRKKSEDYGPVWLRKTLLEVLLEGKFLVISNKTTHESVKDKLLQSKVFIVLDDVSNKKQLDFLLGDLDWIKKGSKIIITTCDKSLLEGLSHDTYEVPELNYREAFQLFSHHAFGLQICSPTGAFLTLSRMFVDYARGHPLALNLLGRELHGKDKADWEFELEALTKNSSMMFQDVWRFSTDQLNERQKDVFLDILCLFKSEDEYFVRSLLDSEDPDSADAVSEVKDLANKFLITISGGRVEINVLLYALSKDLGSPRLLSMWNYKDIINKLTKMELSDANNVRGIFFDMSKLAKSIYFDSSTFINMCNLRYLKIYDPSCPRQYKADSKLNFPDGLEFPLKAVRYLYWVKFPLKELPPDIRPENLVDLTLPFSMIERVWEGVKDTPRLKWVDLSHSCYLLDLSALSRAENLQRLNLEGCTSLEELPVEIQNMKSLVFMNLRGCTHLSYLPKMNFISLKTLILSDCSNLEEFRLISESLEVLHLDGTAIKGLPLAIKKLQRLILLNLKNCTMLECLPNCLGELKALEELILSGCSRLKNLSELRENMKHLQSLLINRIGAKEMPNISCANISEGQTSADMVVQPFGPRQWPRGVNGVCSLRRLCLSGNDFVSLQTDIGKLYNLNWLDLRHCKLLTSIPMLPPRLQYFDAHGCDSLERVANPLALPVLSEQIHATFNFSNCNKLDEDAKDSIISYTRWRSELVLDALSRYNVGSVLEDFTGSCLPGWDIPAWFSHQASGSVLKQKLPQHWCDNQFTGIALCAVILFPDYHKQRNRLLVKCNCVFNYKDRSHNRFINTIGSWREPSNTPGKIESSHIFVGYTSTLDIKKYGGEEDEEGCSQTEVSFEFQVTDGTDVLKGCKVLKCGFSLVYATNGRENIRWDAETVEIPERIENVLGKAISYGNSGSHVDTQYESYSGPCSGKDANFLYEAKSDANPNVGKSFENKEVDLPNEEEDAGREIIVSSYRDNTSSGSLEKLKMHSFVGVELRLKQMEKALFSTPGKTHILGVVGMPGFGKTTLARVLFEKRGCKFPRHLFLTVSKKYSLEQLRRVFLKELLKHVNQDMDDETTHESVKDKLRQAKSFVVLDDVSDKKQLEFLLGNLDWIKKGSKIVITTRDKSLLDGLAHNTCVVQQLNNREGFQLFTYHAFYNQMYLSETFLSLSRIFVDNVPGNPRDLKQLGSDLCGKDEAYWQHELQRVKQNFSIEMRDVWTFSIDQLNERQRDVFLDIVHFFKSEDENFVKSLLDSGNPEAVSEVRDLADKFLITISDGRVEMHDQLYTLGKDLGSPGQHRLCNDKDIINKVTKMKQAEANNVRGIFLDMSQIRESIALERMTFTDMRNLLYLKIYDSYCPRKCKADCNLYFPDGLEFHMEEVRYLHWVKFPLQELPPDFRPENLVDLRLPYSKIERVWEGLKDTPRLKWVDLRHSSKLLDLSALSKAENLQRLNLEGCTSLDELPLEIQNMKSLIFLNLRGCTSLCYLPKMNLISLKTLILSDCSNLKEFQLISERVEFLHLDGTAIEGLPPAIQNLQRLVMLNLKNCTMLETLPNCLGKLKFLDELVLSGCSRLKSLPDVRHSLKHLQILLLDGTGANEMPSMSCFTGSEGPASADISLQPFPLYSTMREYACGVNGLSSLRRLCLSGNDFVTLQHDIGKLYNLNCLDVKQCKKLKFVPTLPPRLQYFDAHGCDSLERVANPLALPVLSGQKYAKFNFSNCDKLDQDAKDSIISYTRWRSQLMLDELTRYDESSVLEAFTGTCFPGWEVPAWFSHRAFGLVLKPKLPLHWSDNKFTGIALCAVISFQGYHERNRLLVKCKSVFNNEDGSCIRLSSTVGSWSPSNNTPGKIETCHIFIGYISILDIKKLGEEDKERCSHSDALFEFQVTDGTEVLEGCEVLKCGFSLVYLTDELRVKSGVRGAPLEANHCRDYSKNVAILETEAAERSSDGGDKASSSEPPIAKSRFSWTKYRTVSNNSERERHIRALEVDAQLSEEPQHHIDDIIPMVASSSEAGIRQSHPQVFVSYHGAELHRTFVRHLVSTLTDARVSVFTDNDKGNGTKQLIQLYQRIEESKIALAIFSKRYVESNICLNELVMMDELAKEGKLLVIPIFYNVRSSDVRSLKGEFGQHFKEMRERYKDELEKVRKWEASVKSIAKTIGIHSEVHGEDASLVEATVEAVQRALTKISEGSLKYLGSVNTPTDHVFALFVTFLSCLIMSPLLFIEAYSISSVMWLVNVLVMVVVVVVLYQKICRWRDHKTQSSATISPPP, from the exons ATGGCGACTCAGGAAGAAACCCCGCCACAAGTATTTATCAATTTTCGCGGAGCCGAGCTGAGCCAGAGCTTTGTCACTCACCTCACGATAGCGTTGAAAAGGGACGGAGTCAAGGTCTGTGTAGGTGCTGAAAACCCTATTTTCAATGGGATTGAAGAGTCGAGAATCGCGCTTGTAATCTTCTCTAAGAGGTATACAGAATCGAAATGGTGCTTAGACGAGCTGGTGAAGATCAAAGAACGAGTGGAGGAAGGCAAACTCTTGGCCATTCCCGTTTTCTACAAGTTGAATTCGGATGAATTCAAAGGGCTTGAAGGAGATTTTGGTTTAAACTTGTTGAAGAGTAATTCTGGGTATGATGAGCTCAAGAAATGGAAGGAAGCTTTGGATTTCATTTTGCAAAAGCCTGGGTTTTTGTTTAGTGACGAGAG TAATTTGGCCGCCATTATTCCACTCACTGTCATGCATGTCAAGCAAGAAATCTGCCGTCTTTCAATGGGTCAAACTGAAAATTCACATTTCTGGCTGAGCGAAAAACAGAAAGATGCGTTTATGGACATTACTTTGGCAGTGATGATATCCGAGGATTTGAAAAGGGTGGAAGGTGAAACTGTTGGTGTTCTCTTGGATGCAAATTCTGATGTAAATCCAGACGAAGCTGAGAGTGTAGCAAAATTTTCTCAAAGTTCAAGGGATGATGATATAAATCTGAGGAAGGATGACAATTTCCTTGGTGAAGCAAACTCTGATGCAACCTCTAATAGAAGGCGTATCGTTAGCAAGAGCTCTATCCTGGTGACCGACGATGAACACCCACCACTAAATCAAGTATTCGTCAATTATCTGAGAGCTGAGCTGCGTCATGGCTTTGTAGCTCGCCTCAATGTGGCTTTGAAAAGTGAAGAAGTCAACGTATATGAGGACACAGTTGATGATACTAGTAACATTTTCAAGAGGATTGAGGAGTCGTGGATCGCACTTGTTGTCTTCACGAGCAAGTACACACAATCAACATGGTGCTTATACGAGCTGGAGAAGATCAAAGAACGAATGGATGAAGGCAAGCTTTTTGTCATTCCAATCTACTACAAGGTTAAGGAATCGCATGTAAGGGACCTGGCAGGCTCTTTCAATAATATGTTTCATCGGGATAAACATACCATTAAATGGAAGGAAGCTCTGATGTCTGTATTGGACAGGCCGGGTTTCGTGTTAGATAACAGAAG TGATGAGACCGAATTTATCACTAATGTCGTTGTGTATGTAAAGAATGTAATGACCCAGATTTCACTGGAGCATATAGAAAAGTTATATGAGCGGCAGAGTGAGCAGCAAGGAGATGCCTCTATGAACTCTTCCAGATCAGCTAATCTGAGACTGACAGGGGTAGATGGTGAAAGAGACGGCGTTCTATGGGATACAAAGTCAGATGTAAATCCAAAGAAAGCCGAGATTGTTCAAGCTAAAGCAAAATCAAGAAGAGGTGATAGTCTGAATCCAAGAAAGGAAGACACATTCCTTGCTGAAGCAAACTTTGATGCAACCTTTAATTTACAGAATAGTCTTGAGAACAAGCGAGTTGACTCAACcattgaagaaaaaaagcaagaaaatgtTAGAGAAAGCTCTACCATGGTGATGAACGACAAACCCCAGCCAGAGCATAAAGTGTTCATCAACTTCCGCAGAGCTGACCTGCGCCATGGCTTTGTTGGCCACCTCGTGAAAGCCTTGAATATGGTTGGATTCACCGTCTATATAGATTTAGATGATACGATGGGTAAAGATCTTGGAAACCTTTTCAAGCGGATCGAGGAGTCACAAATTGCGCTTGTAATCTTCTCCAGCATGTACACTAAATCTTCATGTTGCTTAAAAGAGTTGGTTAAAATTAAAGAGCTGATGGACAAAGGTAATCTCGTAGTCATTCCAATTTTCTATAAGGTGGAGTCATTGGAGGTTAAACAACTGAAGGGAGATTTTGGTGttaatttttggaatttgtgGAGGATTAATCGGAATCACCATATCATTAAATGGAAGGAAGCTTTGGAGTCTGTTGCGTCTATGGTGGGCATCTATTCGAAGGAGAACag TTCTGAGAGCAAGTTCATCGCTGTCACTGTCAAGAAAGTCCTAGAGAGAATTTCTCTGCGGGAAGCAGAAAATACTGAGTTGCCCACAGGAAAAGGAGGAAAGCATGAAACATATCTTAACAATCAGTACCTCTTTGGAATAGAGAAACGAATGGAGCAATTAGAGAAGAAGTTAGAGTTTGATTGCAATGAAACTCGAATTGTTGGAGTTGTTGGCATGCCTGGTATTGGTAAAACTACCCTTGCAGTGATGCTGCATGAAAAGTGGAACTGCAAGTTTTTACGTTGCCTTCCTTTTCTGGGTATACGTAAGAAGTCAGAGGACTACGGGCCAGTGTGGCTACGAAAGACACTCCTGGAAGTGTTACTCGAGGGAAAGTTTCTTGTGATAAGTAACAAGACAACACATGAATCCGTGAAGGACAAACTGCTTCAGTCTAAAGTTTTTATTGTTCTCGATGATGTGAGTAATAAGAAACAATTAGATTTTCTTCTCGGTGACCTTGACTGGATTAAGAAGGGAAGCAAGATTATTATTACAACGTGTGACAAGTCATTGCTTGAAGGACTTTCTCATGATACTTACGAGGTTCCGGAATTGAACTATAGAGAGGCCTTTCAACTCTTTAGTCATCATGCCTTCGGTCTTCAAATCTGTAGTCCCACCGGTGCCTTCTTGACGCTCTCTAGAATGTTTGTGGATTACGCTCGAGGACACCCATTGGCTCTCAACTTACTAGGTAGGGAACTTCATGGGAAAGACAAGGCTGACTGGGAGTTTGAATTGGAAGCATTGACAAAAAATTCCAGTATGATGTTCCAAGATGTCTGGAGATTCTCTACTGATCAACTTAATGAGAGGCAGAAAGATGTGTTTCTTGACATATTGTGTTTATTCAAATCAGAGGATGAGTATTTTGTTAGGAGTTTACTAGATTCAGAAGATCCTGACTCTGCTGATGCTGTGAGTGAAGTAAAAGATCTCGCCAACAAGTTCCTTATTACAATTTCTGGTGGTCGAGTAGAGATTAATGTTCTTCTGTATGCGCTCAGTAAGGACCTTGGTTCCCCTCGATTGCTTAGTATGTGGAACTACAAAGATATCATCAACAAACTAACGAAGATGGAACTatca GATGCTAATAATGTAAGAGGTATTTTCTTTGACATGTCAAAGTTAGCGAAGAGCATCTACTTCGACAGTTCAACCTTCATTAATATGTGTAATCTTCGGTACCTGAAAATATACGATCCTAGTTGTCCTCGTCAGTATAAAGCGGACTCCAAATTAAACTTCCCTGATGGACTTGAATTCCCCTTGAAAGCAGTCCGATATCTTTATTGGGTGAAATTCCCTTTAAAGGAACTTCCACCAGACATAAGACCAGAAAATCTTGTTGACCTTACGTTGCCATTTAGCATGATTGAACGTGTTTGGGAAGGTGTTAAG GATACACCACGATTGAAGTGGGTAGATCTGAGCCACTCCTGTTATTTGCTCGACTTGTCGGCATTATCAAGAGCTGAGAATCTTCAAAGATTAAATCTGGAAGGCTGCACCAGTTTGGAAGAGTTGCCGGTGGAAATCCAGAATATGAAGTCTCTCGTTTTCATGAACCTGAGAGGATGCACACATCTTTCATATCTTCCCAAGATGAATTTTATATCTCTTAAAACTCTCATCCTTAGTGACTGCTCAAACCTCGAGGAATTTCGGCTTATCTCTGAAAGTTTAGAAGTACTACATCTAGATGGCACTGCAATTAAGGGACTTCCTCTAGCCATCAAAAAGCTCCAGAGACTTATCTTATTGAATTTGAAGAACTGCACAATGTTGGAGTGTCTACCCAACTGTTTAGGAGAGCTGAAAGCTCTTGAAGAGCTTATACTTTCTGGTTGTTCAAGGCTTAAGAATCTTTCAGAATTAAGGGAAAACATGAAACATCTCCAGAGTTTACTTATCAACAGGATAGGAGCAAAAGAGATGCCAAACATATCCTGTGCCAATATATCAGAAGGCCAAACTTCTGCAGATATG GTCGTACAACCTTTTGGCCCAAGGCAATGGCCACGTGGTGTTAATGGAGTATGCTCTCTGCGACGTCTATGTTTAAGCGGAAATGATTTTGTCAGCCTGCAAACTGATATTGGGAAACTTTACAATCTAAATTGGCTGGACTTGAGGCACTGCAAATTGCTGACCTCTATACCTATGCTTCCACCAAGACTTCAGTACTTTGATGCTCATGGCTGTGATTCACTGGAAAGAGTTGCAAATCCTCTGGCTCTTCCAGTGCTGTCGGAGCAGATCCATGCCACATTCAATTTTTCCAACTGTAACAAGTTGGATGAAGATGCTAAGGATAGTATCATATCTTATACTCGGTGGAGAAGCGAGTTAGTTTTAGATGCACTCTCTCGATACAATGTG GGTTCGGTTTTGGAAGATTTCACTGGATCTTGCTTACCTGGATGGGATATACCAGCGTGGTTTAGTCACCAAGCCTCTGGGTCAGTGTTAAAGCAAAAACTTCCTCAACATTGGTGTGACAACCAGTTTACTGGGATAGCTCTGTGCGCTGTTATCCTATTTCCTGACTACCACAAGCAGAGGAACCGTCTCTTAGTAAAATGTAATTGTGTGTTCAATTACAAAGACAGGTCTCATAACCGTTTTATTAACACTATTGGCAGTTGGAGGGAACCAAGTAACACACCGGGGAAGATTGAGTCGTCTCATATCTTTGTTGGCTATACCAGTACGTTGGATATCAAGAAATATGGtggggaagaagatgaagagggaTGTAGTCAAACTGAGGTTTCTTTTGAATTTCAAGTGACAGATGGTACAGATGTGTTAAAAGGTTGCAAGGTGCTGAAGTGTGGCTTTAGTTTGGTTTATGCAACCAATGGAAGGGAGAATATAAGGTGGGATGCAGAGACTGTTGAAATTCCAGAAAGGATTGAGAACGTCCTAGGTAAAGCAATATCTTATGGAAACTCTGGAAGTCATGTTGATACCCAATATGAATCTTACTCTGGTCCATGTTCGGGAAAGGATGCAAATTTCTTATATGAAGCAAAATCTGACGCTAACCCAAATGTAGGGAAGAGTTTTGAAAACAAGGAAGTTGACCTtccaaatgaagaagaagacgcagGAAGAGAAATCATTGTAAGCTCTTATCGTGACAACACATCTTCAGGAAGTTTAGAGAAGCTTAAAATGCATTCTTTTGTTGGAGTTGAACTACGACTCAAGCAAATGGAAAAGGCCTTGTTTTCGACACCAGGAAAAACACATATTCTTGGAGTTGTTGGAATGCCCGGCTTTGGTAAAACAACTCTTGCAAGAGTTTTGTTTGAAAAGCGTGGGTGTAAGTTTCCAAGGCACTTGTTTTTAACAGTGTCAAAAAAATACAGCCTGGAGCAGTTGAGGAGGGTATTCCTGAAGGAGTTACTCAAACACGTAAATCAAGACATGGATGACGAAACGACTCATGAATCGGTCAAGGATAAACTGCGTCAGGCCAAAAGTTTTGTTGTTCTCGATGACGTGAGTGACAAGAAGCAATTAGAGTTTCTCCTTGGCAACCTTGACTGGATTAAGAAGGGAAGCAAGATTGTGATTACAACGCGTGACAAGTCATTGCTAGATGGATTGGCTCATAATACTTGTGTGGTCCAACAATTGAACAACAGAGAAGGCTTTCAACTCTTTACTTATCATGCCTTCTATAATCAAATGTATCTCTCAGAAACCTTCCTGTCACTGTCCAGAATATTCGTGGATAATGTTCCAGGTAACCCACGGGATCTCAAGCAACTGGGAAGCGACCTATGTGGAAAAGATGAAGCCTACTGGCAACATGAACTGCAAAGagtgaaacaaaattttagtattgAGATGAGAGATGTGTGGACATTCTCTATTGACCAACTTAATGAGCGACAGAGAGATGTATTTCTCGACATAGTACATTTTTTCAAATCAGAAGacgaaaattttgttaaaagtttACTGGATTCAGGAAATCCTGAAGCTGTGAGTGAAGTAAGAGATCTTGCTGACAAGTTCCTCATTACAATTTCTGATGGGCGAGTAGAGATGCATGATCAACTGTATACATTGGGTAAGGACCTTGGTTCTCCCGGGCAGCATAGGCTGTGCAACGACAAAGATATCATCAACAAGgtgacaaaaatgaaacaagCG GAGGCTAATAACGTGAGAGGTATTTTCTTAGACATGTCACAAATAAGGGAGAGTATTGCCTTGGAACGTATGACCTTCACCGATATGCGAAACCTTCTATACCTCAAGATATATGATTCTTATTGTCCTCGGAAATGTAAAGCTGACTGCAACTTATATTTCCCGGATGGGCTTGAGTTCCACATGGAAGAGGTTCGATATCTCCATTGGGTGAAATTCCCGTTGCAGGAACTTCCACCAGACTTCAGACCCGAGAATCTTGTAGACCTGAGGCTGCCTTATAGCAAGATAGAACGTGTTTGGGAAGGTCTTAAG GATACACCACGGTTGAAGTGGGTTGATTTAAGGCACTCAAGTAAGTTGCTCGACTTGTCAGCATTGTCAAAGGCTGAAAATCTTCAAAGATTAAATCTGGAAGGCTGCACGAGTTTGGATGAGCTGCCGTTGGAGATACAAAATATGAAGTCTCTTATTTTCCTGAACCTGAGAGGATGCACAAGTCTTTGCTATCTTCCAAAGATGAATTTAATCTCTCTAAAAACTCTCATCCTCAGTGACTGCTCAAACCTAAAGGAATTTCAGTTAATTTCTGAGCGTGTAGAATTTCTGCATTTGGATGGCACAGCGATTGAAGGACTTCCTCCAGCTATACAGAACCTCCAGAGACTTGTCATGTTGAATTTGAAAAACTGCACAATGCTGGAGACTCTTCCCAACTGTTTGGGAAAGCTGAAATTTCTTGACGAGCTAGTACTCTCTGGTTGTTCAAGGCTTAAGAGTCTTCCAGATGTCAGGCATAGCTTAAAACATCTTCAGATTTTACTTCTTGATGGCACAGGAGCAAATGAGATGCCAAGTATGTCGTGCTTTACTGGATCCGAAGGCCCAGCTTCTGCTGATATTTCCTTACAACCTTTTCCGTTATATTCCACCATGAGAGAATATGCATGTGGTGTAAATGGATTATCCTCACTACGACGTTTATGTTTGAGTGGAAATGATTTTGTCACCCTGCAACATGACATTGGGAAACTATATAATCTGAACTGCCTTGACGTGAAGCAGTGCAAAAAGCTGAAATTTGTTCCAACGCTTCCACCAAGACTTCAATACTTTGATGCCCATGGATGTGATTCGTTGGAAAGAGTTGCAAATCCTCTAGCCCTTCCGGTGCTGTCTGGGCAGAAATATGCAAAATTCAATTTTTCCAACTGCGATAAGTTGGATCAAGACGCAAAAGATAGTATCATATCCTATACTCGGTGGAGAAGCCAGTTAATGCTAGATGAACTCACTCGTTACGATGAG AGTTCTGTCTTGGAAGCTTTTACTGGAACTTGCTTTCCTGGTTGGGAAGTGCCGGCATGGTTCAGTCATCGAGCTTTTGGACTGGTGTTAAAGCCAAAGCTGCCTCTACACTGGAGCGACAACAAGTTTACAGGAATAGCTCTGTGCGCTGTTATCTCATTTCAAGGCTATCATGAGAGGAACCGTCTCTTAGTGAAATGTAAAAGTGTGTTTAATAATGAAGATGGGTCTTGTATCCGCTTAAGTTCCACTGTTGGCAGTTGGAGCCCATCAAATAACACGCCAGGGAAGATTGAAACATGTCATATCTTTATTGGCTATATTAGTATATTGGATATCAAGAAACTGGGAGAGGAAGATAAAGAAAGATGTAGTCACAGTGATGCTTTGTTTGAATTTCAAGTGACAGATGGTACAGAAGTGTTAGAAGGTTGCGAGGTGCTGAAGTGTGGCTTTAGTTTGGTCTATCTGACGGATGAATTGCGGGTTAAATCTGGTGTACGTGGAGCCCCTCTTGAAGCTAATCACTGCAGAGATTATTCAAAAAACG TGGCTATCTTGGAAACTGAAGCAGCAGAAAGATCTTCTGACGGTGGGGACAAG GCTTCAAGTTCCGAACCACCTATTGCTAAGTCTCGTTTTTCCTGGACTAAATATAGAACCGTATCAAACAAttcagaaagagagagacacatTCGAGCGTTAGAGGTCGACGCCCAGTTGTCTGAGGAGCCTCAACATCACATCGACGACATT ATTCCCATGGTTGCATCGTCTTCTGAAGCTGGAATCCGACAAAGCCACCCTCAGGTTTTCGTCAGTTATCATGGAGCTGAGCTGCACAGGACCTTTGTCAGACATCTTGTGAGTACTTTGACAGATGCAAGGGTCAGCGTTTTCACAGACAACGACAAGGGGAATGGGACAAAACAACTGATACAACTCTACCAGAGAATAGAGGAGTCTAAGATTGCACTCGCCATCTTCTCCAAGAGGTATGTAGAGTCAAATATATGCTTAAACGAGCTTGTGATGATGGACGAGCTCGCGAAGGAAGGAAAACTCTTGGTGATCCCCATTTTCTACAATGTGAGATCAAGTGACGTGAGAAGCCTCAAGGGAGAATTTGGCCAACATTTCAAGGAAATGAGAGAGAGGTACAAGGACGAACTTGAGAAAGTACGGAAGTGGGAAGCTTCTGTGAAGTCAATTGCAAAGACAATCGGCATACACTCGGAAGTTCACGG CGAAGATGCCTCTCTTGTTGAAGCAACTGTTGAAGCAGTTCAGAGAGCGCTAACCAAAATTTCTGAAGGAAGTCTTAAGTATCTGGGAAGTGTTAATACGCCAACTGACCATGTTTTCGCCCTTTTTGTGACTTTTCTTTCCTGTCTCATCATGTCTCCTCTACTTTTCATTGAGGCATATTCTATTTCGAGTGTTATGTGGTTAGTGAATGTTCTGGTTatggtggttgttgttgtggtcCTTTACCAGAAAATTTGCAGATGGAGAGACCACAAGACACAATCGTCTGCAACCATATCACCACCACCTTAA